The following proteins are encoded in a genomic region of Leptospira fainei serovar Hurstbridge str. BUT 6:
- a CDS encoding helix-turn-helix transcriptional regulator, with protein sequence MKEEEFDNDLELGIEPREMNPTESRLLTLLFNFFQFQEGLTLSSLKEIMGEFYDNENKDSDRRKLSRDIEELESLGFRIRYYPQKNSKDFVYILETDPLAKSLKFSSDELREISAVLLEAYSQSPRYELYTAAQKIFAGELGAFPELKEDPKDISDELGAVAFSILEALKNQSPLKLKYYKTFPEESYTLEADPIRLLRKGGEDYYLLAYDRSEKVKKRLILPKILEAEILQGDLLFQKKGTHRETWEDQVVHAGLFPVHEPKLVIWTCRSDALLKAKLFLAGIPYSENGQTLRFESTNLDGLLPFLWKEGSSLEEIQPKDLEELFQKSVHLILEEYKSVGK encoded by the coding sequence ATGAAAGAAGAAGAATTTGATAATGATCTCGAACTTGGAATCGAACCCCGGGAAATGAATCCTACGGAGTCTCGGCTCCTTACCTTGCTCTTTAACTTCTTTCAGTTTCAGGAAGGGTTAACCCTTTCATCCTTAAAGGAGATCATGGGAGAATTCTACGATAACGAAAACAAGGATTCGGACCGAAGAAAGCTTTCCCGCGATATAGAAGAGTTGGAAAGCCTCGGTTTTCGAATTCGTTATTATCCCCAGAAGAATTCGAAAGACTTCGTTTACATTTTGGAAACGGATCCTTTAGCAAAATCGCTTAAATTTTCATCCGACGAACTTAGGGAAATTTCCGCCGTTTTACTGGAGGCTTATTCACAATCACCTCGTTACGAATTATATACGGCCGCACAAAAAATCTTTGCAGGTGAATTAGGGGCCTTTCCGGAATTAAAGGAAGATCCGAAAGATATTTCGGATGAATTAGGCGCAGTCGCATTTTCCATTCTGGAGGCGCTTAAAAATCAGAGCCCTCTAAAATTGAAATATTATAAAACCTTTCCGGAAGAATCCTATACTTTAGAAGCGGATCCGATTCGTTTATTAAGAAAAGGGGGAGAGGACTATTATCTCCTCGCATATGACCGATCCGAAAAAGTTAAGAAGCGTTTGATCCTTCCAAAGATTTTGGAAGCCGAGATTCTGCAGGGCGATCTACTCTTTCAAAAAAAAGGAACCCATCGGGAAACTTGGGAGGACCAGGTCGTGCATGCCGGTTTATTTCCAGTGCATGAACCTAAGTTAGTGATTTGGACCTGTAGATCGGATGCGCTTCTCAAGGCTAAACTTTTTCTCGCCGGAATTCCATACTCGGAAAACGGACAAACTTTGCGCTTCGAGTCTACCAATCTGGACGGTCTACTTCCCTTCCTTTGGAAAGAAGGGAGTAGTTTGGAAGAAATTCAACCGAAAGATTTGGAGGAATTGTTTCAGAAATCGGTCCATCTCATATTAGAAGAGTATAAATCCGTCGGGAAATGA
- a CDS encoding DegT/DnrJ/EryC1/StrS family aminotransferase, with translation MSTETEVLDKANRKKTDIEYNKPTLSREDLKTVLEALVEDHLSTGSVTSKFEKAFSSTFRTKNVISANSLTAAYHLAFLSLEIQPGDKVVLSTYAPLAALDAIFLIQAQPVVIDLERHSFHISAAGVASSSEDSSVKAIVVDHTFGSLVDFSKYDFKEIPVIEDFSEAVGARTETFTPGKQGKLSICGLSVEYLITTGNGALICTDDDSISKKIRARKNGKDPYPRKDCQPRMDYDMIDYQAALGIEQLSNLGVILERKRKIAQIYLQSLQGSQVSSHYNDPASETFNRFVILAPGNYEQVERYFRSLQIGTRRTMDEPIHHILELSNSDFPNGERLFQRGHCIPVYPNLTKDNIQRISQAIRRIY, from the coding sequence ATGAGTACGGAAACCGAAGTTCTAGATAAAGCCAACCGCAAGAAAACGGATATTGAGTACAATAAGCCTACTCTTTCTAGAGAGGACCTCAAAACCGTGTTAGAGGCGCTAGTAGAGGATCACCTCTCAACAGGGTCGGTTACTTCTAAGTTCGAAAAGGCCTTCTCCTCCACATTTCGAACGAAGAATGTCATTTCTGCAAATAGCTTAACGGCTGCATACCATCTTGCATTTCTTTCCCTGGAAATTCAGCCGGGGGATAAAGTGGTTCTCTCCACGTACGCTCCCTTAGCTGCACTCGACGCAATTTTTCTCATTCAAGCCCAACCGGTAGTTATCGATCTAGAAAGACATTCATTCCATATTAGCGCTGCCGGAGTTGCCTCCTCATCGGAAGATTCTTCCGTAAAGGCGATTGTGGTCGATCATACATTCGGATCTTTAGTGGACTTTTCAAAGTACGATTTTAAGGAAATTCCGGTTATCGAGGATTTCTCCGAAGCTGTTGGTGCGAGAACCGAGACGTTTACTCCGGGAAAACAAGGCAAGCTCTCCATTTGCGGATTATCCGTGGAGTATTTGATCACGACCGGAAACGGAGCTTTGATCTGTACGGACGACGATTCGATATCTAAGAAAATTCGAGCTCGAAAAAACGGCAAGGATCCATATCCCCGAAAAGACTGCCAGCCTCGGATGGATTACGATATGATCGATTACCAAGCCGCCTTGGGCATCGAACAACTTTCCAATTTGGGCGTGATATTGGAACGGAAACGTAAAATTGCTCAAATTTACTTGCAGTCCCTACAGGGTTCTCAAGTTTCCTCGCATTATAACGATCCAGCCTCGGAAACCTTTAATCGTTTCGTGATTCTTGCTCCCGGAAATTACGAGCAAGTGGAAAGATATTTTCGGTCTCTCCAAATTGGTACTCGAAGAACGATGGATGAGCCGATTCACCATATTTTAGAATTATCAAATTCGGATTTTCCGAACGGAGAAAGGCTGTTTCAGAGAGGCCATTGTATTCCGGTCTATCCGAACCTGACAAAAGATAATATCCAAAGAATTTCTCAGGCGATTCGCAGAATTTATTAG